The DNA segment ACATTTCCATGCCCGGCACAAACGGCATCGAACTCCTGAAGTCGATGAAAGCCGAGTCACCCAAGCTCCCGATGCTCGTTGTCTCCATGCACGACGAATCGCTCTACGCACTACGCGCCCTCCGCGCCGGTGCGCTCGGCTACGTCATGAAAGCCGAGGCGCTCGACTCCATTCTCACCGCCATTCGCAAGGTCCTCGGGGGCGAACCCTACCTCAGCCCGAAATTCAGCGAGCGGCTCGTCTTCAAGGCGATCAAATCCATCGACGAGGGCCTCGGCTCTCCCGTCGATAAACTCTCCGACCGCGAACTCGAGGTGCTCAACCTCATGGGCCGCGGCTTTGGCGCGCAGGACATCGCGAACGAACTTCACCTCAGCGTGAAGACGATCGAGACCCACCGCGCCCACATCAAGGAGAAGCTCGGCTTCCACGACTCGAAGGAGATGGTGCGTTTCGCCATCGAGTGGGTCGCGCAACAGCACGCGTAGACAAAAAAGACGCCGCCTTCCAGGGGAAGCGGCGTCCTCAAAGTCGAACGGGATTTTCGTCTCTACAGAATCTTGTCCTTCGATCCACCGATCGCGAGCGAGAGCTTGCGCAGGCCGAGTTCGATGCGGGTTTTCACGGTGCCGAGTGGCGTGTGGGTGATCGAGGCGATCTCCCGCTGGCTGCGTCCCTCGAGATACGCGAGGCAGATCGCTTCGCGCTGATTATCGGGAAGGAGATCCAGCTGGCGGTCGATCAACTGGCGGACGTCGGACTGTTGCGCCTGGTATTCCACGGGATGCGTCTGGTCGATGTCCTTGTCCGGATGCCGGCTCACGACCTCGAAACGATCGGTCGCCCGGCGATACGCGCAGGTCTGGCGGACGCGGTCGATCGCCCGGCGGCGCGCCACGGTGGAAAGCCAGCTCAGCAGCTTGCCGCGCTCCGGGGAATAATGCTCGGCCCGGTCCCAGACCTGCATGAACACGTCCTGCAGAACGTCCTCAGCCTCGGCTTCATCATGGAGCACTTTCATGATGATGGCTTTCAGGATGGTGCCGTAGCGACGGCAGAGCGTCTCCATGGCCTCCGGGTCGTGACGGACGAGACCCTCGACGAGGCTAAGATCTTCCGCGAGCATTTCGTGATCGGCGATGAGCGTTGCATTCATGGTTTTGTTGGATTGAGGAAAGCCTAGTCCCGCCGCGAATTTTCCGAAATCGGTGCGCCTCACGACCCGGGCATCGGTGAAATCCCCCGGGGTTCCCGACCCGTCCCCGAGATCCCGACCCAAACCTCCGATCTCTGCTTCGGGGAGCCACCCGATGGTCATCCGCAGCAATTTCCGATTCGCTTCCGGGTAACCCTTTCGGATCCCGTGAATACGCGTCTTGTGAAAAGCAAATCGTCGGCCCGCAAGAAACCGACGATCTCCCCGGTCGAAATCGTGCCCCCGGCTCCTCGGGCGCTTTTCACCCCGCTCCGCTTCACGGCCCCGCTCCCCACCAGCGTGCCGATCCGCCGCATCATCGAGTAGCGGCGGCAGATTTTTGCAAACTGCCATCCTCCCCTTTTGACCCGCGCAGGCGGTTTTGGTTGACTGGGATTTTCCATGGATCGCGGTCTTTCTTTTGTCCCCGACTTCGCCGCGGGCGAAGGCCGCCCCGGCCGCGCCCGGCGCATCCTTCTCGTCGAGGACCACGAGGATACCCTCGCCTACCTGCGCCGCTACCTGGAATCGAACGGCCATGCCGTGACCATCGCGCGGACGGCTGCCGACGCCCGTCTTGCCGCGAACGTCTGCCTGCCGGACATCCTGCTTTGTGACATCACGCTGCCGGACGGCGACGGTTGCCAGCTTCTGGCCGATCTCGCCGAACTCCGCCCGGCGCTCTGCGTGGCCATGAGTGGGCACGGCATGAAGGCCGAGGTCGCGCGCTGCCGGGATGCGGGCTTCCACCGCCATCTCACAAAGCCCTTTCTTCCCGACGATCTCGACGCGGTGTTGAAACTGGCCTGACGGTGCGGGCTCTTTTCATCCGCAGACATCCGTTCGGGATGAGCCGCGCGATCCATGATTAACCAACCGAAAGGACATCATGCTCAGCTACGCCCTCACCTTCCTCATCATCGCCCTCATTGCCGCGGCCCTGGGCTTCGGCGGCATTGCCGGCTCCGCCGCCTGGATTGCCCACGTGCTCTTCGTGGTTTTCCTCGTATTGTTCATTGTATCGCTCATTTTTGGACGACGTCCTCCACTGAGCTAACTCGACAAATCCCACCATCATCCGGCCGTCGCCCCAGCGGCGTCCGGAGCCACCGAATCCCAGCCAATCCATGAACACCGAATACGATTTCTCCGCCGCCACCGAGACCGCCCGCGCTAAGGCCCAGCAAGCCCTCGAAACCGCCCGCGCCCAGACGGAGGACGCCGTGGCTCGCGGTTCCCAATACGTGAGCGAGCGCCCCGTGGTGAGCGTCTTTTCCGCCTTCGCCATTGGTCTCGCAGTCGGCGCCCTCGTCGCGGTCGCCACGCGCCCTGCCCCGCCCCGCTCGAAACTCGCGACCTCACTCGAGGATTCCCGGGATCGCCTGGCTGAACTCTTCGGAACGGTGGCTTCGAACCTTCGCGGGCCGATCAACAAGACTCGCAGCTCCCTTTCCGACGGGGCGGCCAGTCTTTCGGACTCCGTCGCCCGCGCCCTGGAAAGCTGCCCCGCGAGCAAGCTCCGCTGGTGGTAATCCGATCTTCGCCAGAAAAACACGAAACGCCGCCCCTCACCGGGCGGCGTTTTTTTATTTCAAGAGCCAGTCCTCGCACTCTCGTCGACCCATCCGGAAAAGTTCGCGGAAACGATCCATGGGTGAACCCAAACATCCATGCAAAAGTCATTCCTCGCCGTCCTCGCCCTTGTCTTCATCGCCAGCGTCACCGGCTGCGTCTCCGTGAAGGAACGAGAGCCCGAGACGACTACATCCACCACGACGACCCGTCACACCTCGCTCGCTCCCATTCCCGCTTCGACGACCACCGTCGAGCGCACGACGACCTATTGATCAGTCGCCGGCGGCTGGGAGCGGACGTTCAGCCCTCCCGGCCGCCCCCGACTCGCCGCAAAGCTTTCCAGAATCTCGGAGAGCTGCTCGAAGCGGATCGGCTTCGTCAACTGCCGCAGGAATCCCGCCTCGCGATAGTTCGCCACATCGTCCTCCATGCCATAGCCGGTCAGCGCAATCATCGGCGTGGCGGTAAATGTCCGCGCCTCGGTCAGGAAATCGATGCCCGTGCCGTCGGGCAGGCCGATATCGCTCAGCACCAGGTCGAAAGACCGCTCCCGGATCACCGTCAACGCCTGCTGCACGGTGTGAGCAACCTCGACTGCGTGCCCCATGGACCGCAGAATGCGCGCAATCACGTCCGCACTGTCCCGGTGATCCTCGATCAGCAGCAAACTCAGCGGCGCGCCTCGCACCGGGCTGCGCCCCTCGTGTGAATCGCTGAGAGACTCGTCCGAAGCCTGCTCCGATACCGGCATCACGACGACGAAACTCGATCCGAGCCCCTCACCGGCACTCCGCGCCTCGATCCGCCCGCCGTGCGCCTCCATCAGGCTCTGCGAAATCGTCAGGCCGATTCCCAGGCCGCCGCCGCCGCGATACGCCGGAGTCTCCGCCACCCGCTCGAAGGGCCGGAACAATCCCTCGATCGTTTGCGGCGACATCCCATGGCCGTTATCCGCGAAGGTCACGCGCAGGTTGTCGCCCTCGTTTGCCGTGACGATCTCGATCCGCCCGCCATCCGGCGTGTGCTTCACCGCGTTTCCAAGAAGGTTCCAAAACACCTGCTGCAGGCGCGTCGGATCGCCGTCCACCCAATGCCGCGCCGCCGCCGTTCGCACGCCCAGTCGCACCTGCCGCCGCTCGAGATCGGCGCGAAAGATCTCCACGACCGCGTCGAGCAGCGCATGCACGTCTGCCCGTTCGCGATGCAGCGTCATCTGGCCGCGGGTGATGCGCGTAAGGTCGAGCAGGTCGTCGATCAGACGCACTTCGAGACGCACATTCCGCGTGAGCATATGCACGTCCGCCGCCAGCGGCTCCGGCAGATCAACGCCGGACTCCCAGGTCGAAAGCGTCGCCAGCACCGGCGTGAGCGGCGTTCGTAATTCGTGGGAAAGCGCCGCAATGAAGTCGTCCTTCGCCTTGTTTGCCACCTCGAGCCGGCGCTTGAGCTCCTTCTGCTCTTGCTCCGCCCGCTTGTAGTGACTGAAATCCCGAAAGACGAGGATCACTCCCCGCACCGTGCCATCGGCCTCGCGCACGGGAGCGCCGCTGTCGTCGATCGGCACCTCGCTGCCGTCCCGGCGAATGAGCAGCGTGTGATTCGCCAGCCCGACGATCTTGCCCGTTCGCAGCACCATCTCGACCGGGCTCTCCACGACGGCACGCGTCGTCTCGTTCACGATGCGAAAGACCTTCGAGCACGGCTGGCCCATCGCGGCTTCGCGCGTCCAACCGGTGAGCTCCAGCGCGACATCGTTGAGAAACGTGATCACCGAATGCGTATCGGTGATGATCACCGCGTCTCCGATGCTGGCCAGACTCACCGCGAGAATGTCGCGATGGCGTTGCGCCTCGAGATCGGCTACGAACCGCTGCGCCATCTCCCGGCGAATCCGGCGGAACGCCCAGGCCAGGAATCCGAAGTTGAGCAGGATCGTGCCGAGAAACGTCGCGGTCCGCAGGTTCGTCAGCCACCGCGACTCGTCGTGGAGCCGCTCGATCCGCGCCTTTTCGTGAGCCTCCAGTTCCGCCACGGACGCCCGGATCTCGTCCATGAACTTCCTCCCGAGGTCGTCATTGACCATTTCCACGGCCGCAGGGAATCCCTCCTGGCGCGCCAGCTGAATCGATCGCGCCATTTCGGCGATCTTCGCCCGCGTCGCCCGCTCCAGCGAGGCCACCGCCTCGGGCGGCAGTCCGCCTCGCTCCGCGGCGCCGTGCAACCGCCGGAGCTGCGTGGCGATCTCGTCGATGGCCGAATCGTAGGGCGCGAGATATTCCGCCCGCTGGCTCAGCAGGAACCCGCGCTGGCCGGTCTCCGCATCCTGCAGCGTCGAGAATGTCTGCTGCAACTGGCGGGTAATTTCCTCGTGAAAGGTCCGCTCCTCCGCCTTTCGCAGCACGGCATTCCCCACGGAATAGGTCGTCAGCAGGCTAGCCACGAGCACCACGGCCACGGCAACGAAAACGAAACGCGCCCGGGAGAAATGCAGGTCCGGCACCCTCATGCGACAGGAGCGAAGCTGGAGAATTGACACCGCCCGAGAAAATTCACGCGTCCTTCATATCCGGCGAACGACGGAGCGTCCACCGCAGCCGCATCGGGAAAACGGAGGATTTCCCCTCCCCTCGAAGCGGCTTTCGCCGTGACGAAACCCCTCCGATCCGTTAGCGTGCCGAGTTCCGAAACGGAGGGGTGGCAGAGTGGTCGATTGCGGCGGTCTTGAAAACCGCTGTCGGGAAACCGACCGTGGGTTCGAATCCCACCCCCTCCGCCATGCGCCCCATCACCGGC comes from the Chthoniobacterales bacterium genome and includes:
- a CDS encoding response regulator transcription factor, with protein sequence MPKPAAESPAPPTKSRVLIIDDHPMFRHGISAMINAESDLEVCGEAGTAPAALEAMRRLQPNIALVDISMPGTNGIELLKSMKAESPKLPMLVVSMHDESLYALRALRAGALGYVMKAEALDSILTAIRKVLGGEPYLSPKFSERLVFKAIKSIDEGLGSPVDKLSDRELEVLNLMGRGFGAQDIANELHLSVKTIETHRAHIKEKLGFHDSKEMVRFAIEWVAQQHA
- a CDS encoding sigma-70 family RNA polymerase sigma factor, giving the protein MNATLIADHEMLAEDLSLVEGLVRHDPEAMETLCRRYGTILKAIIMKVLHDEAEAEDVLQDVFMQVWDRAEHYSPERGKLLSWLSTVARRRAIDRVRQTCAYRRATDRFEVVSRHPDKDIDQTHPVEYQAQQSDVRQLIDRQLDLLPDNQREAICLAYLEGRSQREIASITHTPLGTVKTRIELGLRKLSLAIGGSKDKIL
- a CDS encoding response regulator, encoding MDRGLSFVPDFAAGEGRPGRARRILLVEDHEDTLAYLRRYLESNGHAVTIARTAADARLAANVCLPDILLCDITLPDGDGCQLLADLAELRPALCVAMSGHGMKAEVARCRDAGFHRHLTKPFLPDDLDAVLKLA
- a CDS encoding CHASE3 domain-containing protein — protein: MRVPDLHFSRARFVFVAVAVVLVASLLTTYSVGNAVLRKAEERTFHEEITRQLQQTFSTLQDAETGQRGFLLSQRAEYLAPYDSAIDEIATQLRRLHGAAERGGLPPEAVASLERATRAKIAEMARSIQLARQEGFPAAVEMVNDDLGRKFMDEIRASVAELEAHEKARIERLHDESRWLTNLRTATFLGTILLNFGFLAWAFRRIRREMAQRFVADLEAQRHRDILAVSLASIGDAVIITDTHSVITFLNDVALELTGWTREAAMGQPCSKVFRIVNETTRAVVESPVEMVLRTGKIVGLANHTLLIRRDGSEVPIDDSGAPVREADGTVRGVILVFRDFSHYKRAEQEQKELKRRLEVANKAKDDFIAALSHELRTPLTPVLATLSTWESGVDLPEPLAADVHMLTRNVRLEVRLIDDLLDLTRITRGQMTLHRERADVHALLDAVVEIFRADLERRQVRLGVRTAAARHWVDGDPTRLQQVFWNLLGNAVKHTPDGGRIEIVTANEGDNLRVTFADNGHGMSPQTIEGLFRPFERVAETPAYRGGGGLGIGLTISQSLMEAHGGRIEARSAGEGLGSSFVVVMPVSEQASDESLSDSHEGRSPVRGAPLSLLLIEDHRDSADVIARILRSMGHAVEVAHTVQQALTVIRERSFDLVLSDIGLPDGTGIDFLTEARTFTATPMIALTGYGMEDDVANYREAGFLRQLTKPIRFEQLSEILESFAASRGRPGGLNVRSQPPATDQ
- a CDS encoding DUF1328 family protein; the encoded protein is MLSYALTFLIIALIAAALGFGGIAGSAAWIAHVLFVVFLVLFIVSLIFGRRPPLS